The Equus asinus isolate D_3611 breed Donkey chromosome 4, EquAss-T2T_v2, whole genome shotgun sequence genome has a segment encoding these proteins:
- the LOC106837629 gene encoding DNA dC->dU-editing enzyme APOBEC-3A-like isoform X1: MEASAAPMARYHPSPQHSCSGDHSSRRLMDEETFTENFNNVNWPRKTYLCYEVELPDGNSRVPPGWDKGFLRNKPIHMPGPPRDAEMRFLDLISSWNLDQKLRYRVTCFISWSPCADCAQRLAEFLWENSHVSLRIFASRIYTKGDYGAGLRTLQAAGAQIAIMASEEFEHCWETFVDHQGRPFQPWDELDPKSRYLSEQLQHILQPTAPPSLPPLYFPPSLPTLYFPPSHPVPGPSFRSLRGSSGYLVPPGWPAPCLPSLLTSSLLSQLPPPLSSSILVTAPHLCPLSTFPLPAPPSSTCSPSSQEQ; encoded by the exons ATGGAGGCCAGTGCAGCGCCCATGGCCAGGTACCACCCATCCCCCCAGCACTCCTGCTCCGGAGACCACTCCTCCAG GCGCCTCATGGACGAAGAGACCTTCACTGAGAACTTCAACAATGTGAACTGGCCACGCAAGACCTACCTGTGCTATGAGGTGGAGCTCCCGGATGGTAATTCCAGGGTCCCGCCAGGCTGGGACAAGGGCTTCCTGCGCAACAAG CCTATTCACATGCCCGGGCCACCCCGTGACGCAGAGATGCGCTTCCTGGACCTGATCTCTTCTTGGAACCTGGACCAGAAGCTGCGCTACAGGGTCACCTGTTTCATCTCCTGGAGCCCCTGTGCTGACTGTGCTCAGAGATTGGCTGAGTTCCTGTGGGAGAACAGCCACGTGAGCCTGCGCATCTTTGCTTCCCGCATCTATACCAAGGGAGACTACGGGGCGGGACTGCGCACCCTACAGGCGGCTGGGGCCCAAATCGCCATCATGGCCTCAGAAG AGTTTGAGCACTGCTGGGAGACCTTCGTGGACCACCAGGGAAGACCCTTCCAGCCCTGGGATGAGCTGGATCCTAAGAGTCGCTACCTGTCCGAGCAGCTGCAGCACATTCTCCAGCCgactgctcctccctccctgcctcccctctacTTTCCTCCATCCCTGCCTACTCTCTactttcctccctcccatcctgtcCCTGGGCCTTCCTTTCGCTCTCTCAGAGGCTCCTCTGGGTACCTAGTCCCTCCTGGGTGGCCAGCTCCatgcctcccttcccttctcacaagctctctgctttctcagctccctcctcctctctcctcctccatcttggTGACTGCCCCGCACCTGTGTCCTCTTTCCACCTTTCCACTCCCCGCTCCACCCAGCTCCACCTGCTCACCCTCGAGTCAGGAACAATGA
- the LOC106837629 gene encoding DNA dC->dU-editing enzyme APOBEC-3A-like isoform X3: MDEETFTENFNNVNWPRKTYLCYEVELPDGNSRVPPGWDKGFLRNKPIHMPGPPRDAEMRFLDLISSWNLDQKLRYRVTCFISWSPCADCAQRLAEFLWENSHVSLRIFASRIYTKGDYGAGLRTLQAAGAQIAIMASEEFEHCWETFVDHQGRPFQPWDELDPKSRYLSEQLQHILQPTAPPSLPPLYFPPSLPTLYFPPSHPVPGPSFRSLRGSSGYLVPPGWPAPCLPSLLTSSLLSQLPPPLSSSILVTAPHLCPLSTFPLPAPPSSTCSPSSQEQ, from the exons ATGGACGAAGAGACCTTCACTGAGAACTTCAACAATGTGAACTGGCCACGCAAGACCTACCTGTGCTATGAGGTGGAGCTCCCGGATGGTAATTCCAGGGTCCCGCCAGGCTGGGACAAGGGCTTCCTGCGCAACAAG CCTATTCACATGCCCGGGCCACCCCGTGACGCAGAGATGCGCTTCCTGGACCTGATCTCTTCTTGGAACCTGGACCAGAAGCTGCGCTACAGGGTCACCTGTTTCATCTCCTGGAGCCCCTGTGCTGACTGTGCTCAGAGATTGGCTGAGTTCCTGTGGGAGAACAGCCACGTGAGCCTGCGCATCTTTGCTTCCCGCATCTATACCAAGGGAGACTACGGGGCGGGACTGCGCACCCTACAGGCGGCTGGGGCCCAAATCGCCATCATGGCCTCAGAAG AGTTTGAGCACTGCTGGGAGACCTTCGTGGACCACCAGGGAAGACCCTTCCAGCCCTGGGATGAGCTGGATCCTAAGAGTCGCTACCTGTCCGAGCAGCTGCAGCACATTCTCCAGCCgactgctcctccctccctgcctcccctctacTTTCCTCCATCCCTGCCTACTCTCTactttcctccctcccatcctgtcCCTGGGCCTTCCTTTCGCTCTCTCAGAGGCTCCTCTGGGTACCTAGTCCCTCCTGGGTGGCCAGCTCCatgcctcccttcccttctcacaagctctctgctttctcagctccctcctcctctctcctcctccatcttggTGACTGCCCCGCACCTGTGTCCTCTTTCCACCTTTCCACTCCCCGCTCCACCCAGCTCCACCTGCTCACCCTCGAGTCAGGAACAATGA
- the LOC106837629 gene encoding DNA dC->dU-editing enzyme APOBEC-3A-like isoform X2 has protein sequence MEASAAPMARRLMDEETFTENFNNVNWPRKTYLCYEVELPDGNSRVPPGWDKGFLRNKPIHMPGPPRDAEMRFLDLISSWNLDQKLRYRVTCFISWSPCADCAQRLAEFLWENSHVSLRIFASRIYTKGDYGAGLRTLQAAGAQIAIMASEEFEHCWETFVDHQGRPFQPWDELDPKSRYLSEQLQHILQPTAPPSLPPLYFPPSLPTLYFPPSHPVPGPSFRSLRGSSGYLVPPGWPAPCLPSLLTSSLLSQLPPPLSSSILVTAPHLCPLSTFPLPAPPSSTCSPSSQEQ, from the exons ATGGAGGCCAGTGCAGCGCCCATGGCCAG GCGCCTCATGGACGAAGAGACCTTCACTGAGAACTTCAACAATGTGAACTGGCCACGCAAGACCTACCTGTGCTATGAGGTGGAGCTCCCGGATGGTAATTCCAGGGTCCCGCCAGGCTGGGACAAGGGCTTCCTGCGCAACAAG CCTATTCACATGCCCGGGCCACCCCGTGACGCAGAGATGCGCTTCCTGGACCTGATCTCTTCTTGGAACCTGGACCAGAAGCTGCGCTACAGGGTCACCTGTTTCATCTCCTGGAGCCCCTGTGCTGACTGTGCTCAGAGATTGGCTGAGTTCCTGTGGGAGAACAGCCACGTGAGCCTGCGCATCTTTGCTTCCCGCATCTATACCAAGGGAGACTACGGGGCGGGACTGCGCACCCTACAGGCGGCTGGGGCCCAAATCGCCATCATGGCCTCAGAAG AGTTTGAGCACTGCTGGGAGACCTTCGTGGACCACCAGGGAAGACCCTTCCAGCCCTGGGATGAGCTGGATCCTAAGAGTCGCTACCTGTCCGAGCAGCTGCAGCACATTCTCCAGCCgactgctcctccctccctgcctcccctctacTTTCCTCCATCCCTGCCTACTCTCTactttcctccctcccatcctgtcCCTGGGCCTTCCTTTCGCTCTCTCAGAGGCTCCTCTGGGTACCTAGTCCCTCCTGGGTGGCCAGCTCCatgcctcccttcccttctcacaagctctctgctttctcagctccctcctcctctctcctcctccatcttggTGACTGCCCCGCACCTGTGTCCTCTTTCCACCTTTCCACTCCCCGCTCCACCCAGCTCCACCTGCTCACCCTCGAGTCAGGAACAATGA